tttaactGCTACTTTTTTCTTATGATTTCCACACCCACTGCAGGGGAGGGTGgggcactgatctaaccaatcagtgtcctatcccaaGGACTGCTGAAAAAGTGCACTGGgtatgcctgacagatttacacacgTGTGAATCTTTTCATCTTGCAGCATCCACAAAAGGTGGAggagagagggagtctgatcattGTGTGATCATCCAGAGAGCAGGTTTCATGGTAGGGATTCTCTTTCCTACCACTGCACAATGATGCCCTATTTCTGTCATTAGTGAACTGCTCTGAACCTAAGAAGGCTGggtaaaggggggagggggggggggttgaagaaTCTACACTAGCTGAGAAGTGTGTCCAACAATGCAATCTGGCCaagtttataaacatttattacacacttttcaaagtttttcttgGTTTATTTAGTTTGCATATTTGTTTAAAATGGTTTGCTGTCTGGTTTAGAAAAACAATTGACACATGATGCATGTCCCTTGAAAATATATTTGTGATCTAGCATTGTAAAAAGTCTGTGTTACCCTTCACGGGGTAGGAAAGatacaaaaaactaaactaaaatagCATACATAAGGACGATTTAGTTATCATCCAGAATATTAACATATGAATTACAATGTAAATATACTAACCATTCTTGGGAATAATCACAAGTAATACAATGGTCACTCTGTTAACCATGGGAGGCCTGGTATGTCCTTCCCTTCTTTTTGCTACCCCATGtaggtttgtttgtgtatgtttggggggggggggggggagggatgattcacatttttttgtataGGTATAAGCAGCTTTAAATAGTTGTTTGGTGTGTGGTATTCTCTCACTTGTGTTGTCTGACTTAAGGTTGGGGATTTAGCCTGTCGGGGTTGGGGACAGATGCGTAACATTGTGTTCCTAATACATTTTTTGTGCACTGCATACCAAGAGCAGGAATGCTGTAAGCCTTGTGCTTTCAtcacaaaagaaaaaatacaggTGCTTTTAAGAGAAAAAACCTTGTGAAACTGTATAGgatattattgaaaaaaaataagcagGAAGGAGCATGAAACTATTCTGTAAGAAAGGTGATGCTTGGTAGAAGACACACTTGATCTGAAGCTAATGCGTGACTTGCACTTTATTATGGCAGGTAAAGTAATATCCTCATCTCTCTGTTTGCTGTACAGTGTCAACAAACAGAGGCAATAGAGTGCATagagacacaaagaggggctgtagaagtaagagacacaaagaggggctggggaagtaagagacacaaagaggggctggggaaCTAAGACTCAAAGAGGGGCTGGGGGCAGTAAGAGACATAATGAGGGGCAGAGGGGTAGTAAGAGACATAATGAGGGGAAAGTGGGGATAATATACACTAAAGAAgagataaaaaatacaaaagatggtaaaaaaaattcaaaagagacacacatgtaaaaatgcattttttgggggggagggggaattaatcTGTTTTGAACAATGATTGTTTAAATGTAAGAATGGCTATGTGCAATAATTTTTTTACTTAGTAATATGTGCATGACTATGTAACAAAAAATTGTATAGGCTCGCCCTTGAAAGCCAAAATTGTATGTTCTGCAACAAACCACTTAATGGACCTCTGTGTTTTTTCTTGTGTGTGGAGGAATAAAAATTACTGACACTGGTAATTGCAAGGATAGTTATATGACCATTGTCAGAAGGGTACTACTATATTTAGATAGAACTCTCTATGATAAAAGGTTGTCTCCTCTTATGTTAAGGGCGGAAAACCTGAGAAGTTAATTAGGACTGGATCCCTGGATGTAAATGATAatcttgttatattatttttttatgaaattgGTTGAATTTAATTCATTTGTTAGATTCAACAAGTAGTATCAAAATAATGTGTGCATTTGCCAAAACAAGAATCCATCCCCTGCTTGGAACCACAACCATCTGCCTGTCTACTTAAGTCACAGTGTAAGAGCAGCATGTGTTTGAGATATCTATTAGCAGATCTTGAATTTTGTTTTTgaacctcttaaccccttaaggacacatgacatgtgtgacatgtcatgattcccttttattccagaagtttggtccttaaggggttaaactgtgtgCCAGGAACATTCCCATTCTTTCTAATTTGTCTCATTTGTGTCTGGTCTGATGTAAGCTTGAAATGGAATATAATGGGAAGATGTGTGAGCCCCGCATTAAATACTACTCCTCGAGAACCTTAATTTGGTGTATGTCTATCTACTATTTTAAAATAATGATTTTATTTTAACTCAAAATACTAATTTTAGGGTAGATCACATGAAAGTGAAGCTCAAAAGAACTTTCTTGCCAAAAAACAGACACTGACAACAAATTATGTCTATAAAATGCAAACTTTACGCCAAATATTATGGATGGAAAATAACTAAGTGTTCATGCTTTGTCCAAGTTAGACAGCCAGCACAATGAACaaatacatttgtattattttagagAATAGGAATTTGGGTGGAAAAACAAGTTAGTAATCAGAATTTTAAGTTTTTCCAAACTAATGTTAGGTAAACAAATGTATATCTACCTTCCTGACATGTTACTGATTGTATTATTCATATACATGTACAGAGCAACATGGACTATAAAATAAAGTAATGCCTAAAATCTGTGACAATTCTTATAAACTCAAACTGACATATTTTGCATCTAGTTGGTTTGCATTGTGTCATTTATTGCCTTCTCTAAAGTATATGAACTCACTGCATTCAAAACTAcagaaaaatattatataaattaaaaaaaaagtggacaATGGCTATTTGTTTCCTATCTGGTATATTAGAGATTATCCAGTAAAGTCTAGGAAGAAAAATCAGCTATAGAAGCTGGCAAGGGTGGGCAACTTTGGGGGCAGAGAGGTAAGAAATAGTTATTTCTACAACTCACTTTTCATTTCCAGAGGAAAAGCAATTCCTCGTAATTACCGTAACTTCCAAACCCTGAGACTCCAGGAAAAACTGAGTAAGTTCCATTTTATAAGATTTTCCGCTCCTTCAGTACAGGTTTTGCTACTATCTCTGCATCAATGCTGCTAGGAGCCTGTAAAGCCTTATAGGAACACTGTACTCACTCATGTAAATGGAGTTTTTATAATATCCGCCCCACTTAATAGCCACAAATGTCATATTTAACTAATCAGAAGTGCATCTTCAAGCCACGCCTCCAAGTCCACCAGGAATGTGAGTCAGGACTCTTACTTCCTGACTCTCATACCCTGCCATACCGGGACTGTGCGTGCACATGTGCAGTGCCATCATGGTcttccatagagaatcattgcatgGCAGAATCATAGGTACAAGGTGAGGAGAATTGGATTGGACCCTCACCTTGGAGGCACGCCTCAAAGATGACATCATGCTAAGAAAAGGCCACGGCAGCTGGAGAGAAGGTCAGTAAATCATTTATTTTCGTTTCAAttagtttattttcatttctaaaTTGCGGACAAGGGTTAGGTGGGGAACTAAAAATAACTAAGAGCATTAatactgtagcgttaggaatacagaaatacagacatgtattccttaaactacagtgtccctttaaaaaaaatggctttATATGTAGAGTACACTGAGTCCAGTttagataaatacatattattgtTATATGTCCTCTCTGTTATCTATTTTCATGATAAAACAAGCCCTATATAAAGCAGAAAGCAATTAGTGAAAGCTGCAGAATTAAGAAAAAACATATATGAACAATTTGAGAGAGCAGAGGagagtgcaagagaatactgaaacCAGACAACTCAAATAGCTAGCCATTTAGTGGGGCCCTGCTCTCATTTTAGCACATATTGTGCCATAACAGAGAGAACCTGAACAACCTGCATACCACACTGAAACCCACCCTAATTGGGAAGTATTGATCTAAAACGTTGGAAAGGTCCTTCACCAGTGAAGTGGGCTTATATCCCTCTATGCACAGTGAACAAGTGGATCCTGGTTGTTAATATGTTTATCTTAGAAAGACCCTAGGCAATTTGCAAACAATATCGATGAAATCATTGTGTTTCTAGTGTTTCAACAATCAGATTGCATATAGTTTTATATCACGACCAGTGACCATAAAAATGGacacataaatatttaaaattaaatttcctTAGAACCTATAATATTATCATAAAACTTTTATTTCAAAAACTAAATGTTctctagcatttaaaaaaaaactaaaaagcccaaacaaaaaatccccaaaataaaGTCAAGCAATAGATATGTTTCCTCATCTACTGGTGGCAGTAGGTGCTAGGTAGCTCAAACATGAGGCCAGTCAAGTTGGATTTAACATGGCATTATACAACTTTTTgtccccctgacacacacaaaaaaataatgttgCTGTGGTCTAAAACTATCCAGCTGCAAGGCACTCAATGCAAAGCAGTACAGTTGGGTTTATGCCCTATTTAAATTAGCACAGATGGGATTATTAGCAAGTTTGGTAACttgtttaattcatttttaatttcctACCTGTGCTCACATGAGaaaattgcacattgttgcctattgGTGAGTGTCTTAAATCTTTCTATAACAGAACCAATGCATTAACCtaagtaaaattattttattaagtatAGCTAGAGAGTTGAGTAAAGTGACTTGAGATGAATTTGGCAGTTTTGGTGAAATTTGAGCTATGTGGATCATGACTTTATTTTGAAAGAAATACTACAGATGTGTATGAAAATTTTAATTAGAGGGATAAGTAAATAAAGACCCAGAAAAGGAGGCAAAAAGCATATTATACACAAGAAaaccagagtttttttttttttttttcaaagtacaCACAGTTTGTGCAAAAGAGATAAAGGAAGGACAAAATGAGTCAAAAGTACATAAAAGGTTTGTGCAAGATTGGTAGAATAAGAAAAGACTTGATACAGCAAGAGATTCCAAGAATGCAGAGCAGGAGAGTGAAGAGAGTCTTGACATCACAGAAATGCTTTTCTGAGGACATATTTGGTATTATCAATGTGCAATGTTCTATATTCCTTAAGAAGAAGACAATCATTTAGAAGGGGTAGTTCAGCCCCTTCCTCTATAATCACTATAACAATTATATATAACACCAGTTGTCAACCATCTCAATTGAGACTTTTGCAGCTGGATTGGCAACAACATTACTTGTAATATGGAGAAGGCTTCCACACCTGAGATTCCAAGCCGGCGTTTCTGGCAGAGAATGATGGCCGTGGAGCTTGTATTACAGTTTTGGTTCTTGAAGGTGGCACACCTGTATATGTGAAAGGAACAGGAGAAGCTGGAGATATCTGACTGGTTGGGGTCTGTCTTCCAACACTAGTGGGAGAAGGTGAAGGATTAGTAGTAGGAGATCTCATTGAATGAAGATGAGAAGGAGAATAAATGGTGGGAGAGGAAATCACAGGAGAGGTTGGGCATGATGATTGTCTTTTAAAGTGTTTATACTCCATTACCATGGGTTTGGGAGGTGGAGCTGCTTTTGGAAGAGAACTCAAAGGATCTTTGGCTGGGGAAAGTATGAAGAGTGAAGACTGAAGTTGATATGGTTGCCGTTTGGAAATTTCAAGCTCTTTCTGTGACTGAACACTTTCTGAAGAAGTATTCACATGTGGTGTAGTAGAGCAAGGCTTAGGTGATCTTTGGTTGATTTTGACTTGATGAACAATTTGTTTAGGAGAAGACTGGGCATTAGAGGCATAAGTCCATGAGGGTGGCAATGACATGGTAGGGGAAGGAGATCTGACATCATATGGTGATGGAGACTCAATCACAAACCGTTCCATTCTGGATTGCCTCCTGGCAAACAATTCTGCCCCTTTTCCTTTAGCCTCTGTCAGAGTTTGTACAGGTGCAGGAGGGGGTTTTAATTTATAATCTGGGGATTTCAGGCAGGTTACCCATTCAGGTGCCTTATGAGTTTGGCCTGCATCAACTTCGGCTTTTACAGTTTTATTATTTTGGAAATTGGAAGCCTCTGCTCCAAGAGCAAAGGGTTCCTCCTCAGTAGGTACATCAACATGATCTTTGTTCTTCCGCCTCTCATCTGCAGTTTGCACCATAGACAACAGATCTGGATTTGGTGTCATTTTTGGCTTTTCAATAAATGTGAACATGGATTTCTTAGTTCCTCTGCGTGCTCCTATATCTTCTAAAATACCTGTCTTTGGCTGTGGTGTAAGTCTAGTTTCACTATGATTAGCTACATTCAACACAGGTTTAAAATGTTCTGTGTTTCTATCTGTTGGGTATAAAGCAGAATAGGCAGGAGGTGATATAATGCGGGTCACTGGAGGAGGACTTGATAATGTCTCAGCATAAGTAGGTGGAGGAGGGAGGTCTATTACAGGTGACATTTCCGAAGAAGGCAGAATCTTCTTTGCAGATGACTGTGTTCCAAATGGCTTAGCTGTTCTGTTACTCACAGATATTGGTTTAGATAAAGTGAGGTGAACCTCACAGTATTGTTTGTTCTGTTTACCATTCTGCATGACCTCTTCATTTTTCAGAATGGATCCTGACTCTATATTTGTTTGATCATCAAAACCATTACTTGATGACACCACCAAAGTTTCTTTTAGATGGGTACTCAGAGGGACTTGATGGTCTTCTTCTGATGCACTTGGCGAAGGTGCTCTTTTATCTATGGGAGGGAATTCCAACCCTTTCACATCAACACCCCATTTGTTTTCTGACTCCCCTTCATATCCAGTATCGGATGATGTTTCTTCCATGTTGTTTGCAGATGTTTTATGTCCAGAGCCTACTCCAGGCTTTGTTCTTACAGCCTGTAAAGTCTGTAGACCATGTTGTGAACTTTGTGCAACTGGAATGCTGTGTCTCTGTTGTGTGTCTAATGACTCAGAACGTTTTGCAATTTTTTGTTGTTCTAGTGCTTTCAGTTTCTGACGCCGGCGATGAAAGAGCAGGGCTCCCCGAGAGCAACTCCCCTGAGTAGGGCTCAGCTGGGTAGCATCGTTGTCACTAATATTCTGTGCTTCCTTTAGCTCTTTCTCTGTCAGACTAACGGTTCTTATAAAATCTGTAATAAAACATAGAAACCTtttattagaaaaacaaaaacaaaattaaatgagCAAAATAACTTATTTATCATGAACTTGTGCATTCTAGTGGTTGTTCATGCTTAGGCCGAGACCCAAACTTGCAACCTGATGCAGGGGGTCCCCAATGCTTGTAACAGGTATATCATATTCATAAGGCAGCAAGAATAAACAAACAATAGATAATTTGCTGTAATAactgcataaaaacaaaaagctgtgttggttgtggtgcttagagtgtcctatAGAAGGACTGCTGTGATGTGTTATTGTTTGTATTTGCATCAGAAACCATTAACAGCAAAATGAATTAGGTTTATTTTCTAGATGCCAGATTGTAGTCAACTGAAAATATAACTTTGAATAGATTATTTAGCAACCTCTTCAACTCAACAAAAGCACAGCTTTGCTGTTTTAACCTGCATTTTTGCTGCTGGTTAAAATTTAGTATTTTAGTGACCTCTAAGAGGGAAACCAATTAAGTTTAGGAggttccattagctctcctgagataAGCTAATCAAGgaatagctcattggctgagagtgtcagctgatctccTGGGCTCCATCATTTCTGCATATTGATTGGCAGCACatgctgccctgtattatagatattgTATATGATGCAAGATTCCTGATTTATTACCTGATTTGCTGCCTGCAGAATTTGActtctacatactgcagggcagcacatACTGTATGTTTTATAAATTAAATGGGACCTGGAAAACATGGATGTATATGGTATCcctaaccataaccactacagtgcactaaaGCGGTTATGctccttggagtgttcctttcataACAGAAGTGAGACATGAGAGGGGTCAAGCAAGCCAAATGGATATGGTTCCCAACCTggaaatgtggtggaatctcggtaaaaataaatttagtaggccgagattaccacgtggcatgtgtacgtgcatatgctgacgtatcgatcagttggttgcacgaggcaagatacgatcagtagtgtacggagcatgtgcaagaatacaggatatagtattccccctcctccattgtgctggacaagccatgcggtcaaacaggaagttaattcttatttgtgttgattggttaagagaatgtgcgggtggagcttaatatgggaggagttatatgtctatataaggagcctgcactattgtccggggctcagaacttgtggtattttggtgacgctagtccctctgagtcccgatcggtgatccaataaagaatctcttccttcctgaagaaacctgtgtccatctctctgtgcttggcttccgtcagtttctccggtatcatttggtgcattggccgggaagctcatcgttcaacggtagctgagaggcagaggcgtgagacggtctatctttgcccacgttctctacggctgcacccctgaacttctgcgtggacctcccttcgtctcggcgccactggtctgttgtccaggagatcatcggcctctacgtgagaagtgctggggtgtccccgtcgatgagtgtgaactcaggttcaggaacgaggaggtaagacaactgctgttttagacggcaggacccactaggggtataccgattgtgcggtaggcccaaaggggttttgaatctgtgtatctgccccctctgtcggagggaaggagcgaaggcgcaccgctcgatcgaacgctctttagtcagaccgtttgatttggttagtcaggcggggtcctggtgtaaatagccctagccggacaccggtgtcttgtctagactagcgttctagggtgtatattacgttcgctaggtcggagggaccgggagactaagcggcgcctgtgtaaattcggttcgctagttctcatcctatctgggctaagtgggaaggcgtgtaaatttggaacccactagacttttgatagtgcgactaagaggcgcctgtgtaaattcggttctctagctcgctatatatgtggtgattgggcagtgtggctaaccaaaacgggtgtatatagttttaggtagtccattcaaggtactggccaatagtttagttgggaattgtaaatgtgttaacgattgttttagtaaagtgtatatcttgttagatagcgcgagctcagccgtctagcgagagtgttaatagtgtgttgctgtattatagtgcacggtaccataaccctgtatatttactgacactgtatataagtactaatcattgttgtccattgcatgtttaacaccataaccactaataattgtattgtgaccttaacttgtgctttgacctatgctaaccgtactgtaaccgctatttgtaaaagacgatgttactggggtgtgttatagacgggtaattcgtatatagagaattatagcgtgggtgactgtatagttacgccaaagggcataatattgattatatagtgactggtgtaacagctgtgagtgtacgggaattccctgagtgtttattgttattgtgtaagtttcacttggtaaccgtaccacgtggtgctgttgccagaggaaacgggtgtgactgttgaatagtacgcgtgtatagtattcgttgtcgacgacgttccattgttaagtatgggtgcgtcgcagtcaacgattccggatcccttaggttgtatggtgaagaattttaaaaagggattcaaaacttgtgattttggggttaagatgtctcctgtgcgtttagttactttgtgcactagggagtggcctactttggttgcggcatggccgccacgtggcagtttggatctaactctggtacagcgcttacacgtagctgtatcaggtaggcctgaactttacggccagtttccttatattgactgttggagacaggccgtaaatgactcgccaaaatggctccagacatgccacgaggagcagtgtcgcctcatggtagctaggacttgttcgtccactaggactggtgttaggcccattttggacacgccccctgagtccgagatccctttgccgcccccttactttccgttaagaagaagtgacgcaaacgcaggaagtcctgcagccctcccctcattacccccatccacttccgcttcctcctccagtacaggatccaccccccctcgtactaaatctccccttccggaaccagaacccacccccattagaaacgaatatcctgatttggcgccacttcagacttccggtcaagcttcatctagctcggctcgaagtgttttatttacaaccttttcccaaaaccaagctcccatatccccataccctatttctccccgactggaacctatgactgacgcccctccacgtagccccatacagacccgacagttgaccggtgcccaacaattaagacactatcagatgcctcttcgtctgaatcctgggtcagcctatatcgatgccgcaggccaaatggcacatgctgacccagtctttgtatatgtcccattcacgacaaccgatcttttaaactggaagacccacaattcctcgtatactgagaaaccacaagctatgactgatctgttcacctcaatagtacagacacataacccgacatgggctgattgccagcagttattaatgactttgtttaacaatgaggaaagtatttggagaacaagtggtatcagctagaagatggaagaatagtcataccagcatcactagcggtagaaattgtccaaaattatcataacgggacacattctgggagagatagtactgaagaatctcttagaaaacatttctacataccaagattgtccaacttgactcaggccattgtacgaagatgtgtaacgtgtgctaaaaataatgcaagacaaggaccagtaaagccaccaggagtccagtttatggggggactccccatgtccgatctacaaatagactttacagtgatgcctaaatcgggtggacatcgttacctgctggtaattgtgtgcacctattcaggctgggtagaagcatgtcctactcgtacagagaaagcaggagaagttgtaagattcctgctacgagaaataataccccgatatggactaccctgttctataggatcggacaatggtccagcttttgttcaccagtgcctacaacaactgactcatatgcttggtataaagtggaggcttcatactgcatatagaccccagagttctggtaaggtagagagaatgaatagaactattaagaaccagttggctaaaatgtgtcaggaaacccaacttaagtggaacgttctcttacccatagctctattgcgaatccgcagtacccctaccagaaggatgggcctctctccttttgaaattatgtatgggcgaccacctcccgtacttggtaacttaaggggggatttgagtcagttgggagaaggaattacccggcagcaggttgtagagttgggtaagactatggaggaggtacagaaatgggtacaagatagattacctgtgaatatttatccccctgttcatagttatcatccaggagaccaagtgtggattaaagagtggaataatgtaccgttagggcccaagtggagaggtccttatgttgttcttttgtctacccctacagcgataaaagtagccgaagtaactccgtggatacatcactccagggttaaaccagcagcagtcgattcttggcaagttacagcagatccagagaatccctgcaagatccggttgaaacgcactactcagtcggagtaacgaggaatcgtgtggattacaaattttattgttacagggatttggtgcgtgagtgagaaggccataataaagcctgtccgcttaccaacacatagtatataagccaggaaagtctcgaagggacacctgtgaagacgagcagaactccattccctgcagccctcacatcctggaagctgaggttccatcgcacggacgaagactgaggatgacggcgaaagatgtgcttttgattgtgtttatttacatgtgtttttatattcaggaaggtagaggtaccgacactcctagctgtgaggtatgcattaagactacgagaacaggtaaccatatttcccaaaccctaatttggcattcacaatacgaatgtaaaggagaggtatcaagatgtagatacctaaatatagactatagtgtgtgccatttaggaataggagaacctaagtgcttcagtccagagtatcaacctcgtacaatttggttgactctcaggaatggagatcctcaggggaccctaattaataagacggtgttagaatccgtatattcttcgggtgttctgctatttgatgcatgtaaggcgatatcaagtggtagaaaaccgtggaatgtatgtggggatcttagatgggagaggacgtatgggtctaatgataaatatatttgtcccagtagtaaaaataaatatgtaagtcctagatgcccaaataaagactataacttttgcccatattggtcttgtgtggggtgggcgacttggggacagacagtagataaagacatgatagtgactaagttgccgactagcccttattgtaagtctatggaatgtaatcccatccatatacttataaataaccccgataagttcttagacaa
This Pelobates fuscus isolate aPelFus1 chromosome 3, aPelFus1.pri, whole genome shotgun sequence DNA region includes the following protein-coding sequences:
- the SYNPO gene encoding synaptopodin isoform X1: MEVGMMLNSSLTSQTSLGDPVLSHGRSCDFVDSEKNGKAGHEPWINNYEAQDESSGLGEKMITSEIAKENKCNEDFEIVTSSWTVVEDDKSEEPTNGKLVTNDGEISSLAGSTDESPKISNTILVQEKIGDDLSLDLKHLSSTKGQSSIYQSRKAYFIRTVSLTEKELKEAQNISDNDATQLSPTQGSCSRGALLFHRRRQKLKALEQQKIAKRSESLDTQQRHSIPVAQSSQHGLQTLQAVRTKPGVGSGHKTSANNMEETSSDTGYEGESENKWGVDVKGLEFPPIDKRAPSPSASEEDHQVPLSTHLKETLVVSSSNGFDDQTNIESGSILKNEEVMQNGKQNKQYCEVHLTLSKPISVSNRTAKPFGTQSSAKKILPSSEMSPVIDLPPPPTYAETLSSPPPVTRIISPPAYSALYPTDRNTEHFKPVLNVANHSETRLTPQPKTGILEDIGARRGTKKSMFTFIEKPKMTPNPDLLSMVQTADERRKNKDHVDVPTEEEPFALGAEASNFQNNKTVKAEVDAGQTHKAPEWVTCLKSPDYKLKPPPAPVQTLTEAKGKGAELFARRQSRMERFVIESPSPYDVRSPSPTMSLPPSWTYASNAQSSPKQIVHQVKINQRSPKPCSTTPHVNTSSESVQSQKELEISKRQPYQLQSSLFILSPAKDPLSSLPKAAPPPKPMVMEYKHFKRQSSCPTSPVISSPTIYSPSHLHSMRSPTTNPSPSPTSVGRQTPTSQISPASPVPFTYTGVPPSRTKTVIQAPRPSFSARNAGLESQKSPNQRVLRHRGSLDGWGNSALSFKPVYEEESGIQSPPPFRSMSPAWSDRSPSPFKVENDLKSGSQMKALIARNIINAAKRKSTSPWGVTSPQSPTPSGGIWSVGNGSPLPETPRARRSPTGSDISLESEDSGAKSPGFRSYAFSPRGWYGSMRLKRDSLPTNQSFTYTP
- the SYNPO gene encoding synaptopodin isoform X2; protein product: MEVGMMLNSSLTSQTSLGDPVLSHGRSCDFVDSEKNGKAGHEPWINNYEAQDESSGLGEKMITSEIAKENKCNEDFEIVTSSWTVVEDDKSEEPTNGKLVTNDGEISSLAGSTDESPKISNTILVQEKIGDDLSLDLKHLSSTKGQSSIYQSRKAYFIRTVSLTEKELKEAQNISDNDATQLSPTQGSCSRGALLFHRRRQKLKALEQQKIAKRSESLDTQQRHSIPVAQSSQHGLQTLQAVRTKPGVGSGHKTSANNMEETSSDTGYEGESENKWGVDVKGLEFPPIDKRAPSPSASEEDHQVPLSTHLKETLVVSSSNGFDDQTNIESGSILKNEEVMQNGKQNKQYCEVHLTLSKPISVSNRTAKPFGTQSSAKKILPSSEMSPVIDLPPPPTYAETLSSPPPVTRIISPPAYSALYPTDRNTEHFKPVLNVANHSETRLTPQPKTGILEDIGARRGTKKSMFTFIEKPKMTPNPDLLSMVQTADERRKNKDHVDVPTEEEPFALGAEASNFQNNKTVKAEVDAGQTHKAPEWVTCLKSPDYKLKPPPAPVQTLTEAKGKGAELFARRQSRMERFVIESPSPYDVRSPSPTMSLPPSWTYASNAQSSPKQIVHQVKINQRSPKPCSTTPHVNTSSESVQSQKELEISKRQPYQLQSSLFILSPAKDPLSSLPKAAPPPKPMVMEYKHFKRQSSCPTSPVISSPTIYSPSHLHSMRSPTTNPSPSPTSVGRQTPTSQISPASPVPFTYTGVPPSRTKTVIQAPRPSFSARNAGLESQVWKPSPYYK